A section of the Salvelinus fontinalis isolate EN_2023a chromosome 33, ASM2944872v1, whole genome shotgun sequence genome encodes:
- the LOC129832278 gene encoding ubiquitin carboxyl-terminal hydrolase 2-like isoform X4, with protein sequence MPSIRQSYTVTVPEEPPASAFPFLKQEMRRKSSSMSGSVLVSTFVGLLINQAKNSKSAQGLVGLRNLGNTCFMNSILQCLSNTHNLRDYCLHNSHRRDLNKNSRTNTGALMEEFAKLLQTMWTSSSSEAVGPSEFKTQIQRYAPRFVGYNQQDAQEFLRFLLDGLHNEVNRVTVRPRGSSEDFDHLPDREKGDRMWSKYLEREDSKVVDLFVGQLKSSLTCSTCGYCSTVFDPFWDLSLPIAKGYGEVSLMDCMSLFTKEDVLEGDEKPTCYRCKARRRCTKKFTVQKFPKILVLHLKRFSEARRTSKLSTFVNFPMEKLDLREFASENSINAVYNLYAVSNHSGTTMGGHYTAYCRNPTSGEWYTFNDSRVTPMSSSQVRSSDAYVLFYELASSSRM encoded by the exons ATGCCCAGCATAAGACAGTCATACACGGTGACCGTACCCGAAGAACCCCCGGCCTCTGCTTTCCCGTTCTTGAAGCAAGAGATGCGGCGGAAAAGCTCGAGCATGTCTGGCTCGGTGCTGGTGTCAACCTTTGTAGGACTTCTCATTAATCAAGCCAAG AACTCCAAGAGTGCCCAGGGCCTGGTGGGCCTACGGAACCTGGGAAATACC tgCTTCATGAACTCCATCCTGCAGTGTCTCAGTAACACACACAACCTCCGGGACTACTGTCTCCACAACTCCCACCGACGCGACCTTAACAAAAACAGCCGCACCAACACCGGAGCGCTCATGGAGG AATTTGCCAAGCTCCTCCAGACCATGTGGACGTCCTCGAGCAGCGAGGCGGTCGGCCCGTCAGAGTTCAAAACTCAGATTCAGAGATACGCCCCCCGATTCGTGGGATACAA ccaacaGGACGCCCAGGAGTTCCTGCGCTTCCTGCTGGACGGGCTGCACAACGAGGTAAACCGGGTCACGGTGCGGCCGCGGGGCAGCTCAGAGGACTTTGACCACTTGCC TGACCGAGAGAAAGGGGATAGAATGTGGAGCAagtacctggagagagaggacagtaaaGTAGTGG ACCTGTTTGTGGGTCAGCTGAAGAGCTCGTTGACATGCAGCACGTGTGGCTACTGCTCCACTGTCTTTGACCCCTTCTGggatctctctctacccatcGCCAAG GGCTACGGAGAAGTGAGTCTGATGGACTGCATGAGTCTCTTCACCAAAGAGGATGTGCTCGAGGGAGATGAAAAACCAACGTGCTACAGGTGTAAAGCCAGAAGAAGATGCACAAAGAAGTTCACTGTACAGAAATTCCCCAAGATCTTAGTGCTTC ATCTGAAACGCTTCTCTGAAGCGCGGAGAACCAGCAAACTGTCCACATTTGTCAACTTCCCCATGGAGAAACTGGACCTCAGGGAGTTTGCCTCGGAAAACAGCA TAAATGCAGTTTATAACCTGTACGCAGTGTCCAATCACTCAGGCACGACCATGGGCGGCCACTACACAGCGTACTGTCGCAACCCCACCTCGGGAGAATGGTACACGTTCAATGACTCCAG AGTAACGCCAATGTCCTCCAGCCAAGTGCGCAGCAGTGACGCCTACGTGCTGTTCTACGAGCTGGCCTCCTCCTCGCGGATGTGA
- the LOC129832278 gene encoding ubiquitin carboxyl-terminal hydrolase 2-like isoform X3, translating into MPSIRQSYTVTVPEEPPASAFPFLKQEMRRKSSSMSGSVLVSTFVGLLINQAKNSKSAQGLVGLRNLGNTCFMNSILQCLSNTHNLRDYCLHNSHRRDLNKNSRTNTGALMEEFAKLLQTMWTSSSSEAVGPSEFKTQIQRYAPRFVGYNQQDAQEFLRFLLDGLHNEVNRVTVRPRGSSEDFDHLPDREKGDRMWSKYLEREDSKVVDLFVGQLKSSLTCSTCGYCSTVFDPFWDLSLPIAKKGYGEVSLMDCMSLFTKEDVLEGDEKPTCYRCKARRRCTKKFTVQKFPKILVLHLKRFSEARRTSKLSTFVNFPMEKLDLREFASENSINAVYNLYAVSNHSGTTMGGHYTAYCRNPTSGEWYTFNDSRVTPMSSSQVRSSDAYVLFYELASSSRM; encoded by the exons ATGCCCAGCATAAGACAGTCATACACGGTGACCGTACCCGAAGAACCCCCGGCCTCTGCTTTCCCGTTCTTGAAGCAAGAGATGCGGCGGAAAAGCTCGAGCATGTCTGGCTCGGTGCTGGTGTCAACCTTTGTAGGACTTCTCATTAATCAAGCCAAG AACTCCAAGAGTGCCCAGGGCCTGGTGGGCCTACGGAACCTGGGAAATACC tgCTTCATGAACTCCATCCTGCAGTGTCTCAGTAACACACACAACCTCCGGGACTACTGTCTCCACAACTCCCACCGACGCGACCTTAACAAAAACAGCCGCACCAACACCGGAGCGCTCATGGAGG AATTTGCCAAGCTCCTCCAGACCATGTGGACGTCCTCGAGCAGCGAGGCGGTCGGCCCGTCAGAGTTCAAAACTCAGATTCAGAGATACGCCCCCCGATTCGTGGGATACAA ccaacaGGACGCCCAGGAGTTCCTGCGCTTCCTGCTGGACGGGCTGCACAACGAGGTAAACCGGGTCACGGTGCGGCCGCGGGGCAGCTCAGAGGACTTTGACCACTTGCC TGACCGAGAGAAAGGGGATAGAATGTGGAGCAagtacctggagagagaggacagtaaaGTAGTGG ACCTGTTTGTGGGTCAGCTGAAGAGCTCGTTGACATGCAGCACGTGTGGCTACTGCTCCACTGTCTTTGACCCCTTCTGggatctctctctacccatcGCCAAG AAGGGCTACGGAGAAGTGAGTCTGATGGACTGCATGAGTCTCTTCACCAAAGAGGATGTGCTCGAGGGAGATGAAAAACCAACGTGCTACAGGTGTAAAGCCAGAAGAAGATGCACAAAGAAGTTCACTGTACAGAAATTCCCCAAGATCTTAGTGCTTC ATCTGAAACGCTTCTCTGAAGCGCGGAGAACCAGCAAACTGTCCACATTTGTCAACTTCCCCATGGAGAAACTGGACCTCAGGGAGTTTGCCTCGGAAAACAGCA TAAATGCAGTTTATAACCTGTACGCAGTGTCCAATCACTCAGGCACGACCATGGGCGGCCACTACACAGCGTACTGTCGCAACCCCACCTCGGGAGAATGGTACACGTTCAATGACTCCAG AGTAACGCCAATGTCCTCCAGCCAAGTGCGCAGCAGTGACGCCTACGTGCTGTTCTACGAGCTGGCCTCCTCCTCGCGGATGTGA